Proteins co-encoded in one Verrucomicrobiota bacterium genomic window:
- a CDS encoding SDR family NAD(P)-dependent oxidoreductase: MANQKVALVTGANKGIGFEVARQLAARDFHVVLAARNPHAGKAALAKLPDNAEFLPLDVADDASMHEAAAAFGKGHDRLDVLVNNAGIYPDEGVNILSVTRQQLATTFQTNAFGALRVAQEFLPYLQKSGEARVINVSSGYGALDGLSPDVPSYCLSKLTLNGITLMLDQTLRQHRIAVNAVCPGWVRTDMGGPSATRSVAQGADTIVWLAVEAPSSLTGSFFRDRNKIGW, translated from the coding sequence ATGGCTAACCAAAAGGTTGCGCTGGTTACCGGCGCCAATAAAGGCATAGGATTTGAGGTCGCGCGGCAGTTGGCCGCCAGGGATTTTCATGTGGTGCTGGCGGCGCGCAATCCCCACGCCGGCAAGGCAGCGCTCGCGAAGTTGCCGGACAACGCCGAATTTTTACCGCTCGATGTAGCCGATGATGCGAGCATGCATGAAGCGGCCGCCGCGTTTGGCAAGGGTCACGATCGTCTTGACGTCCTCGTCAATAACGCGGGCATTTACCCGGATGAAGGCGTGAACATTTTATCCGTGACCCGGCAACAATTGGCAACGACTTTCCAGACGAACGCGTTCGGCGCCCTGCGCGTCGCCCAGGAGTTCCTTCCTTACCTGCAGAAATCCGGCGAAGCCCGGGTTATCAACGTTTCCAGCGGCTACGGTGCGCTCGACGGCCTTTCGCCGGACGTTCCATCTTACTGCCTCTCGAAGCTGACCCTGAACGGAATCACGTTGATGCTTGACCAGACTCTGCGGCAGCACCGTATTGCCGTGAATGCGGTCTGCCCTGGCTGGGTTCGCACGGACATGGGGGGACCGAGCGCCACACGCTCGGTCGCACAGGGTGCGGACACCATCGTCTGGCTCGCCGTAGAAGCGCCTTCAAGTCTGACCGGGAGCTTTTTCCGGGACCGGAACAAGATCGGTTGGTAG